In Rhodanobacter humi, the following are encoded in one genomic region:
- a CDS encoding IS110 family transposase — protein sequence MSTITLGVDLAKSVFSACEMDGAGHVRRRQDLRRDAFIAWLPQLPAGTVVAMEACSGAHHWARRCQAYGLQPKIMAAQFVKPFRKSSRSKNDRADAEAIATAARQGNMRFVPVKDIDQQVRLSWHRVREGYKAESLAIGNRIRGLLAEFGVIVAQSDRALRRRLADLDAQLALPAEFKELLRDLADHWTQVRLHFDACDARIEAHARQDARCVQLRAMVGIGPITADAAVATVGNAREFKQGRQMSAWLGLVPTQHSSGGHAQLGGISCRGDAYLRTLLIQGARSSLQRAKAVATEKATPEQLWIRSLDGRLPFGKVIVAIANKHARQIWAVLAHDVDYDPHACLNHPMHRQSHAMHVA from the coding sequence ATGAGCACTATAACCCTGGGTGTGGACTTGGCGAAGAGCGTGTTTTCGGCGTGCGAGATGGACGGCGCCGGCCACGTGCGGCGGCGGCAGGATCTGCGTCGCGATGCGTTTATCGCGTGGCTGCCGCAGCTGCCGGCGGGCACGGTGGTGGCGATGGAGGCATGCAGCGGGGCACATCATTGGGCGCGGCGCTGCCAGGCGTACGGCTTGCAGCCGAAGATCATGGCCGCCCAGTTCGTCAAACCGTTCCGCAAGAGCTCGCGCAGCAAGAACGATCGCGCCGACGCCGAGGCGATTGCCACCGCGGCGCGCCAGGGCAACATGCGCTTCGTGCCGGTCAAGGACATCGACCAGCAGGTGCGCCTGTCGTGGCATCGGGTGCGCGAGGGCTACAAGGCCGAATCGCTCGCCATCGGCAATCGCATCCGTGGCCTGCTCGCCGAGTTCGGCGTGATCGTGGCGCAGAGCGATCGGGCGCTGCGTCGACGGTTGGCGGACCTGGATGCGCAGCTCGCACTGCCCGCCGAGTTCAAGGAGTTGCTGCGTGACCTGGCCGATCACTGGACGCAGGTGCGCCTGCACTTCGACGCGTGCGATGCCCGCATCGAAGCCCACGCGCGTCAGGACGCGCGGTGCGTGCAGTTGCGCGCCATGGTGGGCATCGGCCCGATCACCGCCGATGCGGCGGTGGCCACGGTGGGCAACGCCCGCGAGTTCAAACAGGGGCGGCAGATGTCTGCATGGCTCGGCTTGGTGCCCACGCAACATTCCAGCGGCGGGCATGCACAACTGGGTGGCATCAGCTGCCGCGGTGATGCGTACCTGCGCACGCTGCTGATCCAGGGTGCCCGCAGCAGCCTGCAGCGCGCCAAGGCCGTGGCCACGGAGAAGGCCACCCCGGAACAGCTGTGGATACGCTCACTCGATGGGCGCCTGCCCTTCGGCAAGGTGATCGTGGCCATCGCCAACAAGCACGCCCGGCAGATCTGGGCGGTACTGGCGCACGACGTGGACTACGACCCGCACGCGTGCCTGAACCACCCGATGCACCGGCAAAGCCACGCGATGCACGTGGCCTAG
- a CDS encoding DUF4160 domain-containing protein — protein sequence MNPYEEIEQRARAAESLQDSAAVLSDLLSGGFSVWMDGSLYSIKQLVARVQGLQIHVYANEHSPPHFHVKSPDIEASFTIQDCAFMHGNIGGREKNLIQWWYERSRPQLVSAWNSTRPSDCPVGPISE from the coding sequence ATGAATCCATACGAGGAAATTGAGCAAAGAGCGAGAGCCGCTGAGTCCTTACAGGATTCTGCTGCTGTTCTCTCAGATCTTCTCTCGGGCGGCTTCTCGGTCTGGATGGATGGATCGCTTTACAGCATCAAGCAACTAGTCGCGCGTGTTCAGGGACTTCAGATCCATGTCTACGCCAACGAACATTCTCCACCCCACTTCCATGTAAAAAGCCCGGACATAGAGGCTTCCTTCACTATTCAAGACTGTGCTTTCATGCATGGCAATATCGGTGGGCGCGAAAAAAATTTGATCCAATGGTGGTATGAGCGGTCCCGGCCACAACTTGTTTCCGCGTGGAACTCCACGAGGCCATCCGATTGCCCAGTTGGGCCCATCAGTGAGTAG
- a CDS encoding flagellar biosynthesis protein, with translation MNPPTSPPARRVSLRLSAPGSGETRALPPESLESLRARAQALGLPLHSDPQIAALLAGLRLRDDVPVLLYAAAASVLAAVYDAAEEQG, from the coding sequence ATGAACCCGCCGACTTCTCCTCCCGCGCGCCGGGTCAGCCTGCGCCTGTCCGCGCCCGGCAGCGGCGAGACGCGCGCGCTGCCACCCGAGTCGCTGGAAAGCCTGCGCGCCCGCGCGCAGGCACTGGGCCTGCCGCTGCACTCCGATCCGCAGATCGCCGCCCTCTTGGCCGGCCTGCGCCTGCGCGACGACGTGCCGGTGCTGCTCTACGCTGCGGCGGCTTCGGTGTTGGCCGCGGTCTATGACGCGGCGGAGGAGCAGGGCTGA
- the fliK gene encoding flagellar hook-length control protein FliK yields the protein MIIQPTSLAALTWAGAASGSAAPSWRIGSVLLARPLGVNAQGLQVLQIGTLTVEADVAGGQLPAQFQVRVLSLGAQPQLEMLAQPSDPVLQRALRERLPQQNGYAPLLATLDALAQRPVLRQLPPELRNALALLEQAMPSPAEVTRGEGLRVAIEHSGLFLESLLARPPGQPAPPLQDDWKGALLRLVALLDRRAPAPSTRNTGDTAPPMLQRGLQAQPRASLPPSLLAGDEVEPLLDRLQGDVKAALARVEVAQLESASGPLPAWMIEIPLHGVDGRDVLQLQLEYAIDTGDGSRGWNLGFALDLPALGAVQGELQLREPRLSVRLWAAQADTVQRLERQFGALRQRLAACGLLLDQLSCQLGLPEPPNRYSAVLLQATA from the coding sequence TTGATCATCCAGCCGACCAGCCTTGCCGCCCTGACCTGGGCCGGCGCCGCCTCTGGCAGCGCCGCGCCGAGCTGGCGCATCGGCAGCGTGCTGCTGGCGCGGCCGCTGGGCGTGAATGCGCAGGGCCTGCAGGTCCTGCAGATCGGCACGCTGACGGTGGAGGCCGACGTGGCCGGCGGACAGCTGCCCGCACAATTCCAGGTGCGCGTGCTGAGCCTGGGCGCCCAGCCGCAACTGGAGATGCTCGCGCAGCCGAGCGACCCCGTGCTGCAGCGCGCCCTGCGCGAGCGCCTGCCGCAGCAGAACGGTTACGCGCCGCTGCTGGCCACGCTGGACGCGCTGGCCCAGCGGCCGGTGCTGCGCCAGTTGCCGCCGGAACTGCGCAACGCGCTCGCCCTGCTCGAACAGGCCATGCCCAGCCCGGCGGAGGTCACCCGCGGCGAAGGCCTGCGCGTGGCGATCGAACACAGCGGGCTGTTCCTCGAATCCCTGCTTGCGCGTCCGCCGGGCCAACCGGCGCCCCCGCTGCAGGACGACTGGAAGGGTGCGCTGCTGCGCCTGGTCGCCTTGCTCGACCGTCGCGCGCCGGCACCGTCGACGCGGAACACCGGCGACACCGCACCCCCCATGCTGCAGCGCGGCCTGCAGGCGCAGCCGCGCGCGTCCCTGCCGCCGTCGCTGCTGGCGGGCGACGAAGTGGAGCCGCTGCTGGATCGCCTGCAAGGCGACGTGAAGGCCGCACTGGCGCGGGTCGAGGTAGCCCAGCTGGAGTCCGCCAGCGGCCCGCTGCCGGCGTGGATGATCGAGATTCCGCTGCACGGCGTGGACGGCCGCGACGTGCTGCAACTGCAGCTGGAATACGCCATCGACACCGGCGACGGCAGCCGCGGCTGGAACCTGGGCTTCGCGCTGGACCTGCCCGCGCTGGGCGCGGTGCAAGGCGAATTGCAGCTGCGCGAGCCGCGCCTGTCGGTGCGCCTGTGGGCCGCGCAAGCCGATACCGTGCAACGGCTGGAGCGCCAGTTCGGCGCGCTGCGCCAGCGCCTGGCCGCCTGCGGCCTGCTGCTCGACCAGCTGAGTTGCCAACTGGGCCTGCCCGAGCCGCCGAACCGCTACAGCGCCGTGCTGCTGCAGGCCACCGCATGA
- a CDS encoding STAS domain-containing protein, translated as MAGKRAAKRDGEQAAGEAVVLPPDCRMATLAALHTELVAALPGGAVELDGSQVERVDTAALQLLVLLRRALDGRGGALAWRGSSAALNDAAGLLGLAKILELPAARPA; from the coding sequence ATGGCCGGCAAGCGGGCGGCGAAACGGGACGGCGAACAGGCGGCAGGCGAGGCGGTGGTGCTGCCGCCGGACTGCCGCATGGCCACCCTGGCGGCGCTGCACACCGAACTGGTGGCGGCCTTGCCGGGCGGCGCCGTCGAGCTCGACGGCAGCCAGGTGGAGCGCGTGGATACCGCCGCGCTGCAGCTGCTGGTGCTGCTGCGCCGCGCGCTGGACGGTCGCGGCGGCGCGCTGGCTTGGCGCGGCAGCAGCGCGGCCCTGAACGACGCGGCCGGGCTCTTGGGCCTGGCGAAGATTCTGGAACTGCCGGCCGCCCGGCCGGCCTGA
- a CDS encoding response regulator, which yields MAKILAVDDSASMRGMVAFTLRGAGHEVTEAENGQLALDAAGGSAFDLVLADVNMPVMDGISMVRALRAKPEYKGVPILMLTTESHTEKKMEGKAAGATGWLVKPFDPEQLLATVKRVLG from the coding sequence ATGGCAAAGATTCTCGCGGTAGACGATTCGGCTTCGATGCGCGGCATGGTGGCCTTCACCCTGCGCGGCGCGGGCCACGAGGTGACCGAGGCCGAGAACGGCCAGTTGGCGCTGGATGCGGCCGGCGGCAGCGCGTTCGACCTGGTGCTGGCCGACGTCAACATGCCGGTGATGGACGGCATCAGCATGGTGCGCGCGCTGCGCGCGAAGCCCGAGTACAAGGGCGTGCCGATCCTGATGCTCACCACCGAGTCGCACACCGAGAAGAAGATGGAAGGCAAGGCCGCCGGCGCCACCGGCTGGCTGGTCAAGCCGTTCGACCCCGAGCAGCTGCTGGCCACCGTCAAGCGCGTGCTGGGTTAA
- a CDS encoding chemotaxis protein CheA, with the protein MATVDLSQFHQTFFEESREGLDAMEAALLALDSGSTDHELVHTIFRAAHSIKGGAATFGFADMAAFTHVAESLLEEVRSERRAVDAGLIDLLLRSLDCLRGMLDRTSRGQPAADAGSEALRAELAQLVAGAPAPVAVQASAAPATGWAIRFVALPHLLQTGNDPLRVFNELQTLGRLEVLRAFVTESAPADFAALDPGQCHLGWELRLHGAVARADLDAVFDWLDGDCELAIAPLTAAATEAVVATPVPIAAATPAAETPAPAREATVASTAGHADGGSIRVGIDKVDALIDMMGELVITQSMLSDIGEHFDLSQLERLREGLAQLERNTRELQDSVMRIRMLPIGSVFNRFPRLVRDLERKLGKQVRLELHGEHTELDKTVLEKIGDPMVHLVRNAIDHGLEMPEQRRAAGKPETGTLTLDAHHEGSNIIVRISDDGAGLSHERIRAKAVERGLVSATQPLSDDEVAELIFQPGFSTAAQATDLSGRGVGMDVVRRNVRDLGGSVGVKSVAGQGSVFTIALPLTLAIIDGLVTTVGAERYIVPLISIVESLRLPADAVRRTAGGGEVFRFRDEYLPVIRLHHAFGCADAVTAIERGIVVVVEDGGQRVGLLVDELVGQQQAVIKSLEKHYQQVQGVSGATIVSDGSVALIVDVGGVVRLGRRSKAA; encoded by the coding sequence ATGGCCACGGTTGATCTCAGCCAGTTCCACCAGACCTTCTTCGAGGAAAGCCGCGAAGGCCTCGACGCGATGGAGGCGGCGCTGCTGGCGCTGGACTCGGGCTCGACCGACCACGAGCTGGTGCACACCATCTTCCGCGCGGCGCATTCGATCAAGGGCGGCGCGGCGACGTTCGGCTTCGCCGACATGGCCGCGTTCACCCACGTGGCCGAATCGCTGCTGGAGGAAGTGCGCAGCGAACGCCGCGCGGTGGATGCCGGCTTGATCGACCTGCTGCTGCGCTCGCTCGACTGCCTGCGCGGCATGCTGGACCGCACCAGTCGCGGCCAGCCCGCGGCCGACGCCGGCAGCGAGGCGCTGCGCGCCGAGCTGGCGCAGCTGGTCGCGGGCGCGCCGGCGCCCGTCGCGGTGCAGGCGTCGGCCGCGCCGGCCACCGGCTGGGCGATCCGCTTCGTTGCGCTGCCGCACCTGCTGCAGACCGGCAACGATCCCCTCCGCGTGTTCAACGAATTGCAGACATTGGGCCGGCTGGAAGTGCTGCGCGCCTTCGTGACCGAATCCGCGCCCGCGGACTTCGCCGCGCTCGATCCTGGCCAGTGCCATCTCGGCTGGGAACTGCGCCTGCACGGTGCGGTGGCACGCGCGGATCTCGACGCCGTATTCGACTGGCTGGACGGCGACTGCGAACTCGCCATCGCGCCGCTGACCGCGGCCGCGACCGAAGCCGTCGTGGCAACGCCGGTGCCAATCGCAGCGGCGACGCCTGCTGCGGAAACGCCGGCGCCGGCACGCGAGGCCACCGTCGCGAGCACTGCAGGCCATGCCGATGGCGGCTCGATCCGCGTGGGCATCGACAAGGTCGATGCGCTGATCGACATGATGGGCGAGCTGGTGATCACCCAGTCCATGCTCAGCGACATCGGCGAGCATTTCGATCTTTCGCAGCTGGAGCGGCTGCGCGAGGGGCTGGCCCAGCTGGAGCGCAACACGCGCGAGCTGCAGGACAGCGTGATGCGCATCCGCATGCTGCCGATCGGCAGCGTGTTCAACCGCTTCCCGCGCCTGGTGCGCGACCTCGAGCGCAAGCTCGGCAAGCAGGTGCGGTTGGAGCTGCACGGCGAGCACACCGAGCTGGACAAGACCGTGCTGGAGAAGATCGGCGATCCGATGGTGCACCTGGTGCGCAACGCGATCGACCACGGCCTGGAAATGCCCGAGCAGCGCCGCGCCGCGGGCAAGCCGGAAACCGGCACGCTCACGCTCGACGCGCACCACGAGGGCAGCAACATCATCGTGCGGATCAGCGACGACGGCGCCGGCCTGAGTCATGAACGCATTCGCGCCAAGGCGGTAGAGCGAGGGCTGGTTTCGGCCACCCAGCCGCTGAGCGACGACGAGGTGGCCGAGCTGATCTTCCAGCCCGGCTTCTCCACCGCGGCCCAGGCCACCGACCTTTCCGGCCGCGGCGTGGGCATGGACGTCGTGCGCCGCAACGTGCGCGACCTCGGCGGCAGCGTGGGCGTGAAGAGCGTGGCCGGCCAGGGCAGCGTGTTCACCATCGCGCTGCCGCTGACGCTGGCGATCATCGACGGCCTGGTCACCACGGTGGGCGCCGAACGCTACATCGTGCCGCTGATCTCCATCGTCGAATCGCTGCGCCTGCCGGCCGACGCCGTGCGCCGCACCGCCGGCGGTGGCGAGGTGTTCCGCTTCCGCGACGAATACCTGCCGGTGATCCGGCTGCACCACGCCTTCGGCTGCGCCGATGCGGTCACCGCGATCGAGCGCGGCATCGTGGTGGTGGTCGAGGACGGCGGCCAGCGCGTGGGCCTGCTGGTCGACGAGCTGGTGGGCCAGCAGCAGGCGGTGATCAAGTCGCTGGAGAAGCACTACCAGCAGGTACAGGGCGTGTCGGGCGCCACCATCGTCAGCGACGGTTCGGTGGCCCTGATCGTCGACGTGGGCGGCGTGGTGCGGCTGGGACGGCGCAGCAAGGCGGCCTGA
- a CDS encoding chemotaxis protein CheW, with amino-acid sequence MHEHHADTAATVQQLTFSLAGEEYGVDILAVREIRGWSRVTRIPQASAYMLGVLNLRGAIVPVLDLRLRFGLERESYGDNTVMIVVAVAERLFGIVVDAVSDVVDIDPATVKPVPDMGAIVDTRYLKGLTTHADRMVMLLDVEKLMRPEDVETLDAALPAVREVEVAA; translated from the coding sequence ATGCACGAACACCATGCGGACACGGCAGCCACCGTGCAGCAGCTCACCTTCAGCCTGGCCGGCGAGGAGTACGGCGTCGACATCCTGGCGGTGCGCGAGATCCGCGGCTGGTCGCGGGTGACCCGCATCCCGCAGGCGTCCGCGTACATGCTCGGCGTGCTGAACCTGCGCGGCGCGATCGTGCCGGTGCTGGACCTGCGCCTGCGCTTCGGACTGGAACGCGAGAGCTACGGCGACAACACGGTGATGATCGTGGTGGCCGTGGCCGAGCGCCTGTTCGGCATCGTGGTGGACGCGGTGTCCGACGTGGTCGACATCGACCCGGCGACGGTCAAGCCGGTGCCGGACATGGGCGCGATCGTCGACACCCGCTACCTCAAAGGTCTGACCACCCATGCCGATCGCATGGTGATGCTGCTGGACGTGGAGAAACTGATGCGTCCGGAAGACGTGGAAACGCTGGATGCCGCGCTGCCGGCCGTCCGCGAAGTCGAAGTTGCCGCCTGA
- a CDS encoding methyl-accepting chemotaxis protein gives MNIKKFTARFAKFSTLSVKARLIGTFALLAIMLVAGAGVGLGVMSWQNEGMRHSYEEAMVPAQLMGELRSKSLMNFVVLGEAANVIGKADQVKQKVAESQKLQKEIAADNKQLSALPLSADIAAKYKAYRATDADYASSLKDVYDALGQNDDGTRDLLEMEVRPGLMMRLDTLDKLIRAQGDEVKQIYHTQVSRYGVVRALVLVTLSGGLIFALLVATLLVRSISGTLARLVTVAHAIADGRLGHGIKVKRMDELGRLLDAFRVMDERLAAIVGEVRQGSDAVSSAAQQIARGNDDLSQRTQEQASSLEETASSMEEMTSTVKQNAENASHANQLARGAREQAEHGGEVAGKAIVAMAEIDASSRKIGDIVGLIQEIAFQTNLLALNAAVEAARAGEQGRGFAVVASEVRNLAQRSAGAAKEIKGLIAESEEKVRSGSELVNQSGKALADIVESVKKVTDIVAEIAAASQEQSAGIDQVNNAVMQMDEMTQQNAALVEEASAAARAMQEQAGDLTSQVGFFRLAGDAATADVPPARAKEVAKATEAVFAAVRKAPPRAVAAEAADAGAWKEF, from the coding sequence ATGAACATCAAGAAATTCACCGCGCGTTTCGCCAAGTTTTCCACCCTGTCGGTCAAGGCCCGCCTGATCGGCACCTTCGCGCTGCTCGCGATCATGCTGGTGGCGGGCGCCGGCGTGGGCCTGGGCGTGATGTCCTGGCAGAACGAGGGCATGCGCCACAGTTACGAGGAGGCGATGGTGCCGGCGCAGCTGATGGGCGAGTTGCGCTCCAAGTCGCTGATGAACTTCGTCGTGCTGGGCGAGGCGGCCAACGTGATCGGCAAGGCCGACCAGGTGAAGCAGAAGGTCGCCGAATCCCAGAAGCTCCAGAAGGAGATCGCCGCGGACAACAAGCAGCTGTCGGCGCTGCCGCTCAGCGCGGACATCGCGGCGAAGTACAAGGCCTATCGCGCCACCGACGCGGACTACGCGAGCAGCCTGAAGGATGTCTACGACGCGCTGGGCCAGAATGACGACGGCACCCGCGACCTGCTGGAGATGGAAGTGCGGCCGGGGCTGATGATGCGCCTGGACACGCTCGACAAGCTGATCCGGGCGCAGGGCGACGAGGTGAAGCAGATCTACCACACCCAGGTCAGCCGCTACGGCGTGGTGCGAGCACTGGTGCTGGTCACGCTGTCCGGCGGCCTGATCTTCGCGCTGCTGGTGGCGACCCTGCTGGTGCGTTCGATCAGCGGCACGCTGGCGCGCCTGGTGACGGTGGCGCACGCGATCGCCGACGGCCGGCTGGGCCACGGCATCAAGGTGAAGCGGATGGACGAGCTGGGCCGCCTGCTCGACGCGTTCCGGGTGATGGACGAGCGTCTCGCGGCGATCGTGGGTGAGGTGCGCCAGGGTTCCGACGCGGTGTCGAGCGCGGCGCAGCAGATCGCGCGCGGCAACGACGACCTCAGCCAGCGCACCCAGGAACAGGCTTCCAGCCTGGAGGAAACCGCCTCGTCGATGGAGGAGATGACCTCCACCGTGAAGCAGAACGCGGAGAACGCCAGCCACGCCAACCAGCTGGCGCGCGGTGCCCGCGAGCAGGCCGAGCACGGTGGCGAGGTGGCCGGCAAGGCGATCGTCGCGATGGCCGAGATCGACGCCTCCAGCCGCAAGATCGGCGACATCGTGGGCTTGATCCAGGAGATCGCGTTCCAGACCAACCTGCTGGCGCTGAACGCCGCGGTGGAAGCGGCGCGCGCCGGCGAGCAGGGTCGCGGCTTCGCGGTGGTGGCCAGCGAGGTGCGCAACTTGGCGCAGCGCAGCGCCGGCGCGGCGAAGGAGATCAAGGGCCTGATCGCCGAGAGCGAGGAGAAGGTGCGCAGCGGCTCGGAACTGGTCAACCAGTCCGGCAAGGCGCTGGCCGACATCGTCGAGAGCGTGAAGAAGGTCACCGACATCGTGGCCGAGATCGCCGCGGCCAGCCAGGAACAGTCGGCCGGCATCGACCAGGTCAACAACGCCGTGATGCAAATGGACGAGATGACCCAGCAGAACGCGGCGCTGGTCGAGGAAGCCTCGGCCGCCGCTCGCGCCATGCAGGAGCAGGCCGGCGACCTGACCAGCCAGGTGGGCTTCTTCCGTCTCGCCGGCGATGCCGCGACGGCGGACGTGCCGCCGGCGCGCGCGAAGGAAGTGGCCAAGGCCACCGAGGCGGTGTTCGCCGCCGTGCGCAAGGCGCCGCCGCGCGCGGTCGCCGCCGAAGCGGCGGACGCCGGCGCCTGGAAGGAGTTCTGA
- a CDS encoding CheR family methyltransferase, with protein sequence MAVAAAAIKRDAAPAGDGTILLGAAEFRFLRDFVYAHCGIALGEHKRQLVQGRLARRLRALGLPDYAAYCALLRSDPNGELGELASAISTNVTAFFREPHHYELLERELLPQWLAHKRRDGDRLRIWSAGCSSGEEPYALAMVLAEALEKHGATGVDAKILATDLSPQALETARNGVYPLDKLDGISEERRRRWLLRGAGEYEGYACVHSRLRELVTVQPLNLLHDWPMRGPFDAIFCRNVVIYFDQPTKQRLFSRYAALLPAGGHLFLGHSESLHGINDDFELIGRTVYRKRA encoded by the coding sequence GTGGCCGTCGCCGCCGCTGCGATCAAGCGTGATGCGGCACCCGCGGGCGACGGCACGATCCTGCTCGGCGCGGCGGAGTTCCGCTTCCTGCGCGACTTCGTCTACGCGCACTGCGGCATCGCACTGGGCGAGCACAAGCGCCAGCTGGTGCAGGGGCGGCTGGCGCGACGCCTGCGCGCGCTGGGCCTGCCTGACTACGCGGCCTATTGCGCGCTGCTGCGCAGCGATCCGAACGGCGAGCTGGGCGAACTGGCCAGCGCGATCAGCACCAACGTCACCGCGTTCTTCCGCGAGCCGCACCACTACGAATTGCTGGAGCGCGAGCTGCTGCCGCAGTGGCTGGCACACAAGCGCCGTGACGGCGACCGGCTGCGGATCTGGTCGGCCGGCTGTTCCAGCGGCGAGGAACCGTATGCACTGGCGATGGTGCTGGCCGAGGCGCTGGAGAAGCACGGCGCCACCGGCGTCGACGCGAAGATCCTCGCCACCGACCTGTCGCCGCAGGCGCTGGAAACGGCGCGCAACGGCGTGTATCCGCTGGACAAGCTGGACGGCATCAGCGAAGAGCGCCGGCGCCGCTGGCTGCTGCGCGGCGCCGGCGAATACGAAGGCTACGCCTGCGTGCATTCGCGGCTGCGCGAACTGGTGACCGTGCAGCCGCTGAACCTGCTGCACGACTGGCCGATGCGCGGGCCGTTCGACGCGATCTTCTGCCGCAACGTGGTGATCTACTTCGACCAGCCGACCAAGCAGCGGCTGTTCAGCCGCTACGCCGCGCTGTTGCCGGCGGGCGGCCACCTGTTCCTCGGCCACTCCGAGTCGCTGCACGGCATCAACGACGACTTCGAGCTGATCGGCCGCACCGTCTACCGGAAGCGCGCCTGA
- the cheD gene encoding chemoreceptor glutamine deamidase CheD, whose amino-acid sequence MLARTAERRATPTLPEAMPGFEHLRRFWDPTQNCMVVKVLPGEFYVGTQDELVSTVLGSCVAACVHDSVRGIGGMNHFMLPEPRGASDGWSATVGRAARYGSDAMEQLINAVLKAGGQRADLRVKVFGGGRVLAQMSDVGQRNIDFVHRYLAAERLLLVAEDLGDVYPRQVQFFPQSGRVRVRQLRRSDDVALVADERGYLKRLANDPIKGEVELF is encoded by the coding sequence ATGCTGGCACGCACGGCCGAACGCCGGGCCACGCCCACGCTGCCCGAGGCCATGCCCGGCTTCGAGCACCTGCGCCGGTTCTGGGACCCCACCCAGAACTGCATGGTGGTGAAGGTGCTGCCGGGCGAGTTCTACGTGGGCACGCAGGACGAACTGGTCAGCACCGTGCTCGGTTCCTGCGTGGCGGCCTGCGTGCACGACTCGGTCCGCGGCATCGGCGGCATGAACCATTTCATGCTGCCCGAGCCGCGCGGCGCCAGCGACGGCTGGTCGGCCACCGTGGGCCGCGCGGCGCGCTACGGCAGCGACGCGATGGAACAGCTGATCAACGCGGTGCTGAAGGCCGGCGGGCAGCGCGCGGACCTCAGGGTGAAGGTGTTCGGCGGCGGCCGCGTGCTGGCGCAGATGAGCGACGTGGGCCAGCGCAACATCGACTTCGTGCATCGCTATCTCGCCGCCGAACGGCTGCTGCTGGTGGCCGAGGATCTGGGCGACGTGTATCCGCGCCAGGTGCAGTTCTTCCCGCAGAGCGGCCGGGTGCGCGTGCGCCAGCTGCGCCGCAGCGACGACGTGGCGCTGGTGGCCGACGAGCGCGGCTACCTCAAGCGTTTGGCAAACGATCCGATAAAGGGTGAGGTCGAGCTGTTCTGA
- a CDS encoding protein-glutamate methylesterase/protein-glutamine glutaminase, whose protein sequence is MERVRVLVVDDSALVRKLMSTMLACDPGIEVVGTAADPLIAREKIKQLDPDVLTLDVEMPRMDGLTFLENLMRLRPMPVVMVSSLTTEGADVTLRALELGAVDFLAKPSSDLASSFGDSALEICAKVKQAAKAKPRARTTVRRLDVAPRLSADAVLPRSQTAGSRGGSPIIAIGASTGGTEAVRVVLEAMPPDAPPILVTQHIPAAFSGPFAARMDRCSAMRVCEARDGQPIQPGHAYIAPGSHHLLVMWDGAKYVCRLHDGPPVNRHRPSVDVLFRSLAASAGAATIAALLTGMGDDGARGLLELRQAGAATLVQDEPSSVVWGMPGAAWKLGAAPEMLPVDHIAARLLALARHTHSPAPVAPALG, encoded by the coding sequence ATGGAAAGAGTGCGCGTACTGGTAGTCGACGATTCCGCCCTGGTGCGCAAGTTGATGTCGACCATGCTTGCCTGCGACCCGGGCATCGAAGTCGTGGGCACGGCGGCGGACCCGCTGATCGCCCGCGAGAAGATCAAGCAGCTCGATCCCGACGTGCTCACGCTGGACGTCGAGATGCCGCGCATGGACGGCCTCACCTTCCTGGAGAACCTGATGCGGCTCAGGCCGATGCCGGTGGTGATGGTGTCGTCGCTGACCACGGAAGGGGCCGACGTGACGCTGCGCGCGCTGGAGCTGGGCGCGGTGGATTTCCTCGCCAAGCCGAGCAGCGACCTCGCATCCAGCTTCGGCGACAGCGCGCTGGAGATCTGCGCCAAGGTGAAGCAGGCGGCGAAGGCGAAGCCGCGTGCGCGCACCACGGTGCGCAGGCTGGACGTGGCGCCGCGGCTCTCCGCCGATGCGGTGCTGCCGCGCTCGCAGACCGCGGGCAGCCGCGGCGGCAGCCCGATCATCGCGATCGGCGCCTCCACCGGCGGCACCGAGGCGGTGCGCGTGGTGCTGGAGGCGATGCCGCCGGACGCGCCGCCGATCCTGGTGACCCAGCACATCCCCGCCGCCTTCAGCGGGCCGTTCGCCGCACGCATGGACCGCTGCTCGGCGATGCGCGTGTGCGAGGCGCGCGACGGCCAGCCGATCCAGCCGGGCCATGCCTACATCGCACCCGGCAGCCACCACCTGCTGGTGATGTGGGACGGCGCGAAGTACGTCTGCCGCCTGCACGACGGCCCGCCGGTGAACCGGCACCGCCCCAGCGTCGACGTGCTGTTCCGCTCGCTGGCGGCCAGCGCCGGCGCCGCCACCATCGCCGCGCTGCTCACCGGCATGGGCGACGACGGCGCACGCGGCCTGCTCGAACTGCGCCAGGCCGGCGCCGCCACCCTGGTGCAGGACGAGCCCAGCTCGGTGGTGTGGGGCATGCCCGGCGCCGCCTGGAAGCTCGGCGCCGCGCCGGAGATGCTGCCGGTCGACCACATTGCGGCGCGCCTGCTCGCGCTCGCCCGCCATACCCATTCCCCGGCGCCGGTGGCGCCCGCGCTCGGATAA